In Shouchella patagoniensis, the following are encoded in one genomic region:
- a CDS encoding MBL fold metallo-hydrolase — protein MSMRFSVLASGSTGNAMYVETASQRILIDAGLTGKKMDELFAKIDRDPKSVDALLVTHEHSDHIKGVGIFARKHQVPIYANEKTWKAMEKSLGQLTLDQKFELEQGAVKPFGDIEVESFGVSHDAADPMFYCFRHDGKKLVIATDMGYVSERIKRTIEGADSYVFESNHDLNMLRVGRYPWNVKRRILSDLGHVSNEDAALALSEVVQNKDANIYLAHLSLDNNMKDLARMTVKQVLEQEGHRVGESLQLYDTDPNSPTPLSVV, from the coding sequence ATGAGTATGCGGTTCAGCGTGCTAGCAAGCGGCAGCACGGGGAACGCGATGTATGTGGAAACCGCATCACAGCGCATTTTAATTGATGCCGGTTTAACCGGTAAAAAGATGGATGAATTATTTGCTAAAATAGACCGTGATCCAAAAAGTGTGGATGCTCTCCTTGTGACACATGAGCACAGTGACCACATTAAAGGGGTTGGCATTTTTGCACGGAAACACCAAGTGCCAATCTATGCAAACGAAAAAACGTGGAAAGCAATGGAAAAGTCTCTCGGTCAGTTAACCCTTGATCAGAAGTTTGAGCTTGAACAAGGAGCGGTAAAACCTTTTGGGGATATCGAAGTGGAGTCGTTTGGTGTTTCTCATGACGCTGCTGATCCAATGTTTTATTGTTTTCGACATGATGGAAAGAAACTTGTGATAGCGACTGATATGGGCTATGTTAGCGAACGAATTAAACGAACCATAGAAGGCGCTGATTCGTACGTATTTGAATCCAATCATGATTTGAACATGCTACGAGTCGGACGTTATCCTTGGAACGTAAAAAGGCGCATTTTGAGTGATTTAGGCCATGTCTCAAATGAGGATGCCGCTCTTGCGTTAAGTGAAGTTGTACAAAATAAAGATGCTAATATTTATTTGGCGCATCTTAGCTTAGATAATAATATGAAAGATCTCGCTCGTATGACTGTAAAACAAGTACTCGAACAAGAAGGACACCGTGTGGGGGAGTCACTTCAGTTATATGATACGGATCCAAATAGCCCAACCCCTCTCTCAGTGGTTTAA
- a CDS encoding LysR family transcriptional regulator has product MDLKQLRYFKEIVEQGNISAAAEKLYMSQPPLSQQLRSLEKELDTLLFHRNGRKLELTAAGRSLYQSALDILQLTEEAKQNVKDIGAGLRGTLSIGVNTFSSTELLTSIQQFYQLYPNVHLKIQQNESSHLCQLVKDRTIELALIRLPLHLSDFEVLHLKDEPFYFVTSEQMPLNKTITWQHINDHPLMLPSSEGLGVYSLIRERLAKRGVDHSLIGECSDIHLLTQMIDLNMTNAIVPEAFVKQNTYSNIKALEILDDEPFLSPVGLIWLKNHNLSKPAERLVEALRELV; this is encoded by the coding sequence ATGGATCTTAAGCAACTACGCTACTTCAAAGAAATTGTTGAGCAAGGAAACATTTCAGCTGCAGCTGAAAAATTATATATGTCACAACCACCTCTGAGTCAGCAGTTACGCTCATTGGAAAAGGAATTAGATACATTGCTCTTTCATCGCAACGGAAGAAAGCTTGAATTAACAGCAGCTGGTCGCTCCCTCTATCAATCTGCATTAGATATCTTGCAGCTTACTGAAGAAGCAAAACAAAACGTGAAGGACATTGGAGCCGGGTTACGAGGTACGTTAAGTATTGGTGTGAATACGTTTTCTTCTACCGAATTACTGACTAGTATTCAACAATTCTATCAGCTCTATCCAAATGTTCACCTTAAGATCCAGCAAAATGAATCAAGTCACTTATGCCAGCTAGTAAAGGACAGAACCATTGAGTTAGCGCTAATCAGACTCCCTTTACATCTAAGTGACTTCGAGGTCTTACATTTAAAAGATGAACCTTTTTATTTTGTCACATCTGAACAAATGCCATTAAACAAAACAATCACTTGGCAGCATATAAACGACCACCCATTAATGTTACCAAGCTCAGAAGGATTAGGCGTGTACTCCCTTATACGCGAGCGCCTTGCCAAAAGAGGAGTGGACCACTCCCTAATAGGCGAATGCTCCGACATTCACCTCCTTACCCAAATGATTGATCTAAATATGACGAATGCCATTGTCCCTGAAGCCTTCGTCAAACAGAACACCTATTCAAACATAAAGGCCCTTGAGATTTTAGACGATGAACCATTCCTATCACCCGTCGGATTGATCTGGTTAAAGAATCATAACCTTTCAAAACCTGCAGAGAGGTTAGTGGAAGCGCTGAGGGAGTTGGTTTAA
- the rlmH gene encoding 23S rRNA (pseudouridine(1915)-N(3))-methyltransferase RlmH yields MNITFLTVGKLKEKYLKQGMEEYKKRLGAYAKIQEIEVPDEKAPENLSEEDMRIVKKKEGERILAKLNADAYVIALAIEGQMKTSEQLAKGIEQLGIHGKSKVVFIIGGSLGLADEVYDRADELLSFSKMTFPHQLMKLVLMEQVYRSFRIMRGEPYHK; encoded by the coding sequence GTGAATATCACATTTCTGACAGTTGGTAAGCTAAAAGAGAAGTATTTAAAACAAGGTATGGAGGAATACAAAAAACGATTAGGTGCTTACGCAAAAATTCAAGAGATTGAAGTCCCTGATGAAAAAGCACCTGAAAATTTAAGTGAAGAAGACATGCGAATCGTCAAAAAAAAGGAAGGCGAACGAATTCTTGCAAAACTAAATGCCGATGCTTACGTCATCGCCCTCGCCATCGAAGGCCAGATGAAAACAAGTGAACAACTCGCTAAAGGAATTGAACAACTGGGCATTCACGGTAAGAGTAAAGTGGTGTTTATTATTGGCGGATCATTAGGCCTAGCAGATGAAGTATACGACCGAGCAGATGAACTGCTGTCATTTTCTAAGATGACTTTCCCTCACCAACTGATGAAGCTTGTGCTAATGGAGCAAGTGTATAGGAGTTTCCGGATTATGAGGGGGGAACCGTATCATAAGTAA
- a CDS encoding S1C family serine protease: MGYYDDHESRYKEPKQKSNNGRVAGFSAFGGAIIGGALMLMVSPVMSSLGFNDEASENNEDAAATPQTEQADSNVINLDVNSAIMDVVNDVSDSVIGVINMQQMDMFGSGDTSESGTGSGVIYKEDGDSAYIVTNQHVIEGASEVEVALTDGTRVQAEVVGEDELTDLAVLRIDNEHVDTYAVFGNSDNLSVGEPAIAIGNPLGLEFAGSVTQGIISATERSIPVDLSGNGQVDWNAEVLQTDAAINPGNSGGALININGEVIGINSMKIAGMAEGLGFAIPTSIVEPVIADLEQYGEVRRPTLGITLRNVNELPSAALQDSLGLPEDVTEGIVVVGVSGGSPAADAGIQERDVIVEIEGEAIENAQDLRKALYSDMAVGDTISVTFYRNGEEQTVDVTLNEQPDI; encoded by the coding sequence ATGGGCTATTATGATGATCATGAATCTCGTTATAAAGAACCAAAACAAAAAAGCAATAACGGCCGTGTAGCTGGCTTTTCTGCATTCGGGGGAGCAATTATTGGTGGAGCCCTTATGCTAATGGTATCACCAGTAATGTCAAGCCTTGGGTTTAATGATGAGGCAAGCGAAAACAATGAGGATGCTGCTGCTACTCCACAAACCGAACAAGCTGATTCAAATGTCATTAATTTAGATGTGAATTCTGCTATAATGGATGTTGTTAATGACGTATCCGACTCGGTGATTGGGGTCATTAATATGCAACAAATGGATATGTTTGGTTCTGGAGATACGAGTGAAAGCGGAACGGGTTCTGGAGTTATATATAAAGAAGATGGAGATTCCGCTTATATCGTAACGAATCAACACGTCATTGAAGGAGCTTCAGAAGTAGAAGTTGCTCTCACTGACGGTACTAGAGTGCAAGCAGAAGTTGTTGGTGAAGATGAATTAACAGATCTTGCTGTATTGCGCATTGATAATGAGCATGTTGATACGTATGCTGTCTTTGGAAATTCGGATAACTTGAGTGTTGGTGAACCTGCAATTGCCATTGGGAACCCACTCGGTCTTGAATTTGCAGGAAGTGTAACGCAAGGAATTATTAGTGCAACAGAGCGAAGCATCCCTGTTGATTTAAGTGGCAATGGTCAAGTTGATTGGAATGCGGAAGTACTGCAAACCGATGCAGCGATTAATCCAGGTAATAGTGGAGGCGCCCTTATCAATATTAACGGTGAAGTAATTGGGATTAATTCAATGAAAATTGCTGGTATGGCTGAGGGACTAGGTTTTGCCATTCCAACATCAATCGTTGAGCCTGTTATTGCGGATCTTGAACAGTATGGGGAAGTAAGACGGCCAACGCTTGGAATTACATTGCGTAACGTTAATGAGTTGCCAAGTGCAGCGCTGCAAGATAGTCTTGGTTTACCAGAAGATGTGACAGAAGGAATTGTTGTTGTCGGTGTGAGTGGCGGTAGCCCAGCTGCTGATGCAGGCATTCAAGAACGTGATGTCATTGTTGAAATAGAGGGAGAAGCGATTGAAAACGCTCAAGACTTACGAAAAGCATTATACAGTGATATGGCGGTAGGCGATACAATTTCTGTTACGTTCTATCGTAATGGCGAAGAACAAACGGTAGATGTTACCCTTAACGAGCAACCGGATATTTAA
- a CDS encoding TetR/AcrR family transcriptional regulator, protein MHGYAATGLDEIVKDANLTRGAVYHYFGSKKGLFLAVLESVQNEVAEKVEAESGKSKDVWEQLILGCRAFVTTAVEQKNKRIMLIDGPAVLGWEIWRSMDEQGSMRLLHEQLQFRQQQGYFESVSIDALTHILSGALNESTLWIAQMPDVMESVEAILQHLLSESSKVK, encoded by the coding sequence ATGCACGGCTACGCAGCTACTGGGTTGGATGAAATAGTTAAGGACGCTAACTTAACACGAGGTGCAGTCTATCACTACTTCGGGAGTAAAAAAGGGCTCTTTCTTGCTGTACTAGAATCTGTTCAGAATGAAGTTGCAGAAAAGGTTGAAGCTGAGTCAGGTAAGAGCAAAGATGTATGGGAGCAGCTAATTCTTGGCTGCCGTGCCTTTGTCACCACAGCCGTCGAACAAAAAAATAAGCGAATCATGCTTATAGACGGGCCGGCAGTGCTAGGATGGGAAATTTGGCGAAGCATGGATGAACAAGGCTCTATGCGGTTATTGCACGAACAACTCCAATTTAGGCAGCAACAAGGGTACTTTGAATCGGTATCCATTGATGCGTTAACGCATATCCTCTCAGGTGCGCTGAATGAATCTACTCTATGGATTGCACAGATGCCAGATGTGATGGAGTCGGTGGAGGCAATTCTTCAGCACTTGCTTTCCGAAAGCAGTAAAGTTAAATGA
- a CDS encoding two-component system regulatory protein YycI, which yields MNWSRTKSIFIVTFFLLNIFLGWQFSDLVRNQLVSIEESTGILGRLDQNNIDLPEGEVNVNNARGVVLEGGRTTFTEEDVAGLPEQEVELSQSGSTITALFEEPIDISELLEDDSSLQPLLSRYMLYGSDYVYARTEENFIYFNQLYGQVEAHVNDDEPLVVEINDEGEAIGYTQRHFAFVENNTEDREILNYMTAIESLLNNHYILRNNSIVDIEFGYYSLADQTPRFFSPMWAVTVDQTLETSEEPVIRIYLVNAVLGDQHQWYPDETNIDEEEDEEEELNEEPALPGNQEL from the coding sequence ATGAATTGGAGTCGAACAAAATCCATTTTTATTGTGACATTCTTTTTGCTAAACATTTTTCTTGGCTGGCAATTTTCTGATCTTGTCCGTAATCAACTGGTAAGTATTGAAGAATCGACGGGAATTCTAGGGAGGCTGGATCAAAATAATATCGACTTGCCCGAGGGTGAAGTGAATGTGAATAACGCCCGTGGTGTTGTACTAGAGGGGGGCCGGACGACATTTACTGAAGAAGATGTAGCAGGGTTACCAGAACAAGAAGTAGAATTGTCTCAATCAGGCTCAACAATTACAGCACTGTTTGAAGAACCAATTGATATTTCCGAATTACTAGAAGACGATTCTTCTCTTCAGCCACTTCTCTCCCGATACATGCTATATGGGAGCGATTATGTATATGCTCGTACGGAAGAGAATTTCATTTATTTTAATCAGTTATATGGACAAGTAGAGGCGCATGTAAATGATGACGAGCCTCTTGTAGTGGAAATAAATGATGAGGGAGAAGCGATAGGCTATACACAACGCCACTTTGCTTTTGTAGAAAACAATACCGAAGACCGAGAAATTTTAAATTATATGACCGCAATAGAAAGCTTACTAAACAACCATTACATTTTGAGGAATAATAGCATCGTCGATATTGAATTTGGCTACTATAGTTTAGCTGATCAAACGCCTCGTTTCTTTTCACCAATGTGGGCGGTGACAGTTGATCAAACATTAGAGACATCAGAAGAACCTGTCATCCGTATTTATCTAGTAAATGCGGTTTTAGGAGACCAGCACCAATGGTATCCAGATGAAACAAACATCGATGAGGAAGAAGACGAGGAAGAGGAATTGAATGAGGAACCTGCTCTTCCAGGAAATCAAGAGTTGTAA
- a CDS encoding CxxH/CxxC protein, which yields MIFACNEHIELALDVAVDEWEVPPVVEKCETEEKCSYCEEKAVYTVAK from the coding sequence ATGATTTTTGCATGTAATGAACATATTGAACTCGCTTTAGATGTAGCTGTGGATGAATGGGAAGTCCCTCCGGTTGTGGAAAAGTGCGAAACTGAAGAAAAATGTAGTTATTGCGAGGAAAAAGCCGTATACACAGTGGCGAAATAG
- a CDS encoding SDR family NAD(P)-dependent oxidoreductase, translating to MDKAAIITGAGSGLGQAAAIRLAKEGVNISVVDVNEQGGKETVDMVKELGVDSIFIKADVSKPEEVKNYVDKTVEHFGTIDYFFNNAGISGSGKFFLDTAIEEINSIVGINLMGALYGVHYVAEVMLKNGGGSIVNTASSAGVIGQDSVVTYAATKHGIVGLTKSMVAEYAKDGLRVNTIAPGPTETPMVKEFYEANPKMKENATSGIPQKRLGTPEEVAELVTFLLTSKAQYINGEVIRIDGGFTNTK from the coding sequence ATGGACAAAGCTGCAATTATTACAGGAGCTGGTAGTGGATTAGGACAAGCTGCTGCTATTCGTTTAGCAAAAGAAGGAGTTAATATTTCTGTTGTAGATGTAAATGAACAAGGTGGAAAAGAAACTGTTGATATGGTGAAGGAGTTAGGAGTAGACTCGATTTTTATCAAAGCGGATGTTTCAAAGCCCGAAGAAGTTAAAAACTACGTTGATAAAACCGTTGAACATTTTGGAACAATTGATTATTTCTTCAATAATGCTGGAATATCAGGTAGCGGTAAGTTTTTCTTAGATACAGCGATTGAAGAAATTAATAGCATTGTTGGTATTAACTTAATGGGTGCTTTATATGGTGTTCATTATGTCGCAGAAGTCATGTTGAAAAATGGTGGAGGATCGATTGTGAACACTGCTTCAAGTGCCGGTGTGATTGGTCAGGATTCTGTTGTAACATACGCTGCTACTAAGCACGGTATTGTTGGTTTAACAAAGAGTATGGTTGCAGAATATGCAAAAGATGGCTTACGTGTAAATACTATTGCTCCAGGTCCTACAGAAACACCGATGGTAAAAGAGTTTTATGAAGCAAATCCAAAAATGAAAGAAAATGCTACAAGTGGGATACCGCAAAAACGTTTAGGTACTCCAGAGGAAGTGGCAGAACTAGTAACCTTCTTACTCACTTCTAAAGCTCAATACATCAACGGTGAAGTAATTCGCATTGATGGTGGGTTCACAAATACTAAATAA